Proteins found in one Coffea eugenioides isolate CCC68of chromosome 5, Ceug_1.0, whole genome shotgun sequence genomic segment:
- the LOC113771624 gene encoding uncharacterized protein LOC113771624 gives MNSRTRRQAPRRGESPAYLRYLKPGALAQLRDSRISARAHRVDSKPTQISSPPRPATPPQIGPSDGPSSPCFSARIYGPRCPQRKKLVAAKGPLFVGPNVTGHAQEPGPISDSSNLSVLVAH, from the coding sequence ATGAACAGCCGCACCAGGAGACAAGCTCCAAGAAGGGGGGAATCGCCTGCGTATCTCCGGTACTTAAAGCCTGGGGCATTAGCCCAACTGAGAGACTCGCGAATCAGCGCCAGAGCTCACCGGGTTGACTCAAAGCCAACTCAGATCTCGTCTCCTCCACGACCAGCAACTCCGCCACAGATTGGGCCTTCTGACGGGCCCTCTTCTCCTTGCTTTTCGGCCCGGATCTATGGTCCTCGCTGCCCTCAGAGGAAGAAACTCGTGGCCGCTAAGGGTCCTCTCTTTGTTGGCCCGAATGTTACTGGTCATGCCCAGGAGCCCGGCCCGATTAGCGATAGTAGTAATCTTAGTGTTCTTGTTGCCCATTGA